The following are encoded in a window of Arctopsyche grandis isolate Sample6627 chromosome 2, ASM5162203v2, whole genome shotgun sequence genomic DNA:
- the Egfr gene encoding epidermal growth factor receptor — MVTPTEVLLRPMLVLVIVMSTMVMMAGVADAARAMQRSHSRAAANRHHDHRNNSTNNNINNEFVKGRICIGTNGRMSVPSNRDHHYRNLRDRFTNCTYVDGNLELTWLQNGSLDLSFLQYIREVTGYVLISHVDVRRIILPRLQIIRGRTLFKLNVRDEEFALMVTLSGAFTLELPALRDVLAGSVGIYQNYNMCHVKTINWDEIITGPKATYVYVYNFTSAERECPPCDKSCEAGCWGEGSDNCQKFSKTNCSPQCYQGRCFGSNPRECCHLFCAGGCTGPKQSDCLACRNFYDDGLCTQECPPMQTYNPTTYSWEANANGKYAYGATCVRNCPEHLLKDNGACVRACPPKKTAVAGECMPCDGPCPKSCVGAKSVHSGNIDSFKDCTIIDGSLEILEQSFSGFQHVYNNFTFGQRYQEMHPDRLEVFSTLKEVTGYINIQGHHEKFTNLSYFRNLEVIGGRQLTTDNFFASLYIVKTALVSLEMKSLKKISSGAVVILENKNLCFVKDIDWKKIQRSIEHENVLQNNRDAKECKELGLVCDPQCTSDGCWGSGPNQCLACRNFKFGDTCLENCDSHTGMYKAGAKLCLPCHPECASTCNGPRQDHCTECKNARDGPFCVTECPIRKYKSMRGECSLCHENCVGGCLGPYNTIGSNGCNSCEKAVINGDVTVDRCLQKNESCPDGYYYEWVGPQEQGPLKPLAGKAICRKCHPRCKKCTGYGFHEQVCQECTKFKRGEQCEDECPADHYADENTQICVPCHAECRGCYGPDPSDCMKCRNLMIFMSGQPTFDNSSSFNCTADCPESLPHKIFPNVISFEPYCWAEPAGPFRLIDAAGSSTVLIVSAIILALFILTGAVLVIYFWHQKVKAKKEAVKMTKVLTGCEDNEPLRPSNVKPNLAKLNIVKEVELRKGGILGFGAFGKVFKGVWVPEGENVKIPVAIKVLREETGANTSKEFLDEAYIMASVDHPNLLQLLAVCLTQEMMLITQLMPLGCLLDYVRSHKEKIGSKALLNWCTQIAKGMSYLEDKRLVHRDLAARNVLVQTPNCIKITDFGLAKLLDINEDEYKAAGGKMPIKWLALECIQHRIFTHKSDVWAFGVTVWELLTYGGRPYENISARDVPELIENGLKLPQPSICSLDIYCIMVSCWMLDAESRPSFVKLAIKFAEMARDPGRYLVIQGDKFMRLPSYSQQDEKEMVRSLSSGVDGPESLVEAEEYLQPSIPDSSRPSAGSMSMEHQHSFMNPGSSNTWRQNTTASVTDSVLQDNISMRCSYTEIKCCSPNDSRQYYNCDHMNSDSSSSKYTTIQIQPGDPDATSAEEIELTTRMKEAQLGNLKIDLPVDEDDYLMPFPQPGQNNTSYIDLIGDSNSRDGSVKSPSFSKYPDFLPKSKKGLDNPEYLLTSTENINALDVEPSIPKITEEGDPVAQSSISEDTAPIEVPPVPFVAQKSVEEESISDHEYYNDLQRELQPLRRNETAV; from the exons ATGGTGACGCCAACAGAGGTGTTGCTAAGGCCGATGCTGGTGCTGGTCATCGTCATGTCCACGATGGTCATGATGGCCGGCGTCGCGGATGCTGCGAGGGCCATGCAAAGGTCGCACTCCAGAGCGGCGGCCAACAGGCACCACGACCACCGCAACAACTCCACCAACAACAACATCAACAACGAGTTCGTCAAAGGGAGAA TATGCATTGGCACAAATGGCCGGATGTCGGTGCCATCGAATCGGGACCATCACTATAGGAATCTGCGCGATCGATTCACCAACTGCACATACGTGGACGGCAACCTGGAGCTGACCTGGCTCCAGAATGGAAGCCTGGACCTGTCCTTCTTGCAGTACATCCGAGAAGTCACCGGCTATGTGTTGATATCGCACGTGGACGTGCGACGCATCATCCTGCCTCGGCTTCAGATCATCAGAGGCAGGACCCTGTTCAAGTTGAATGTGCGCGATGAAGAGTTCGCCCTTATGGTCACCTTATCTGGTGCTTTCACCCTGGAACTGCCCGCTTTGCGGGACGTCCTAGCAGGAAGTGTAGGGATCTATCAAAATTATAACATGTGCCACGTGAAGACCATCAATTGGGACGAGATCATAACTGGCCCTAAAGCTACTTACGTTTACGTGTACAATTTCACATCTGCTGAAAGGGAGTGTCCACCTTGTGACAAGAGCTGCGAGGCTGGATGCTGGGGAGAAGGATCTGATAACTGTCAGAAGTTCTCCAAGACCAACTGCAGTCCCCAGTGTTATCAAGGCAGATGTTTCGGATCGAATCCTCGAGAGTGTTGCCATTTATTCTGTGCTGGTGGCTGCACTGGACCTAAACAGAGTGATTGCTTAGCTTGCAGGAACTTCTACGACGATGGTCTCTGTACCCAAGAGTGTCCCCCTATGCAAACTTACAATCCTACGACGTACTCTTGGGAAGCTAACGCCAACGGTAAATACGCATACGGTGCCACCTGTGTACGCAACTGTCCCGAACATCTTTTGAAAGACAACGGAGCTTGCGTCAGAGCTTGCCCACCTAAGAAAACAGCAGTCGCCGGAGAGTGTATGCCATGCGATGGACCTTGTCCCAAATCGTGCGTCGGAGCAAAGTCAGTCCACTCTGGAAACATCGACAGCTTCAAAGACTGCACCATCATCGACGGATCTCTCGAAATACTGGAACAATCGTTCAGCGGCTTCCAACACGTGTACAACAACTTCACATTTGGACAGCGGTATCAAGAGATGCATCCGGATCGTTTGGAAGTCTTCAGCACCCTCAAAGAAGTCACAGGCTACATCAACATCCAAGGACATCACGAAAAGTTTACAAACTTGTCATACTTCCGCAATTTAGAAGTGATTGGAGGAAGGCAGCTAACAACGGATAACTTCTTCGCTTCTCTATACATAGTCAAAACGGCCCTGGTTTCCTTAGAGATGAAGTCGCTGAAGAAGATCAGCTCGGGAGCCGTCGTCATATTGGAGAACAAGAATTTGTGCTTCGTCAAGGACATAGATTGGAAGAAGATTCAAAGGTCTATCGAACACGAGAACGTATTGCAAAACAACAGAGATGCCAAAGAGTGCA AAGAACTAGGGCTTGTATGTGATCCACAGTGCACGTCTGATGGTTGTTGGGGTTCTGGTCCCAATCAATGTTTAGCCTGTAGAAACTTCAAATTCGGCGATACTTGTTTAGAAAATTGTGACTCTCACACTGG AATGTACAAAGCCGGGGCGAAGCTGTGTCTGCCGTGTCATCCGGAATGCGCTTCTACGTGCAACGGTCCCCGACAAGATCACTGCACCGAGTGCAAGAATGCTCGCGACGGTCCATTCTGCGTCACCGAATGTCCTATCAGAAAGTACAAATCGATGCGTGGCGAGTGTTCACTCTGTCATGAAAATTGCGTCGGTGGTTGTCTCGGACCATACAACACCATTGGCTCCAACGGGTGCAACTCGTGCGAAAAGGCTGTGATTAACGGAGACGTGACGGTGGACAGATGCTTACAGAAGAACGAATCTTGCCCTGACGGTTACTATTACGAATGGGTGGGTCCTCAAGAGCAGGGACCGTTGAAACCTCTAGCTGGGAAAGCCATATGCAGAAAGTGTCATCCGAGGTGTAAGAAGTGCACTGGCTACGGCTTCCACGAACAAGTTTGTCAAGAGTGCACTAAGTTCAAAAGAGGCGAACAGTGCGAAGACGAATGTCCTGCAGATCATTATGCAGATGAAAACACTCAAATATGTGTACCTTGCCATGCCGAGTGCCGCGGTTGCTACGGTCCAGATCCATCTGACTGTATGAAATGCAGAAATTTGATGATCTTTATGAGTGGACAACCGACTTTTGACAACTCTTCCTCGTTCAACTGTACTGCTGATTGTCCTGAAAGCCTACCGCACAAAATTTTCCCGAATGTAATATCTTTCGAACCGTACTGTTGGGCCGAACCGGCAGGCCCCTTCCGTTTGATCGACGCTGCTGGATCTTCCACGGTGCTGATTGTATCGGCTATAATCCTAGCACTATTTATTCTAACCGGTGCAGTCTTGGTGATCTATTTCTGGCATCAAAAAGTCAAAGCTAAAAAGGAAGCCGTCAAAATGACAAAGGTGCTAACGGGCTGTGAAGACAACGAACCGCTGCGGCCAAGTAATGTAAAGCCAAATCTTGCCAAGTTGAATATAGTGAAGGAAGTAGAGTTGAGGAAAGGTGGCATCCTAGGATTCGGCGCATTCGGAAAGGTCTTCAAAGGAGTATGGGTGCCAGAAGGTGAAAACGTCAAAATACCGGTGGCTATTAAAGTTTTGCGCGAAGAAACCGGAGCAAATACCAGCAAGGAGTTCTTGGACGAAGCCTACATAATGGCCAGCGTTGACCATCCAAATCTGCTTCAACTACTAGCTGTCTGCTTGACCCAAGAGATGATGCTGATCACCCAACTAATGCCTCTGGGATGTTTGCTCGACTATGTACGAAGCCATAAAGAAAAGATCGGCTCTAAAGCTCTGCTGAACTGGTGCACGCAGATAGCTAAAGGCATGTCATACTTGGAAGACAAGCGACTAGTTCATCGTGATTTGGCCGCTCGCAACGTGCTAGTTCAAACTCCAAACTGCATAAAGATCACCGACTTTGGTTTGGCTAAGCTCTTAGACATCAACGAAGACGAATACAAAGCAGCTGGAGGTAAAATGCCCATCAAATGGCTGGCCCTTGAGTGCATACAACACAGGATATTCACACACAAGAGTGACGTTTGGGCTTTCGGTGTGACTGTTTGGGAATTGTTGACTTACGGTGGCAGACCTTACGAGAACATATCAGCTAGAGATGTTCCCGAACTGATCGAGAACGGTTTGAAACTACCCCAGCCGAGTATTTGCAGTTTGGATATATACTGTATCATGGTCTCTTGTTGGATGCTAGACGCCGAAAGCAGACCTAGTTTTGTTAAATTGGCTATAAAGTTTGCTGAAATGGCTAGAGATCCCGGCAGATACTTGGTCATTCAAGGCGATAAGTTCATGAGACTCCCATCATACTCTCAACAG gATGAGAAAGAGATGGTCCGAAGTCTTTCCTCCGGAGTTGACGGACCCGAATCATTAGTTGAAGCCGAAGAATATTTGCAACCTTCGATCCCTGACAGCAGCAGACCGTCAGCAGGTTCCATGTCGATGGAACATCAACACTCCTTCATGAATCCAGGCTCTTCGAACACGTGGCGGCAAAACACCACCGCATCCGTCACCGACTCAGTCCTCCAAGACAACATATCCATGAGATGTTCGTATACCGAAATAAAGTGCTGCAGCCCGAACGATTCTCGGCAATACTATAACTGCGACCACATGAACTCGGACAGCTCCAGCTCTAAATATACCACCATACAAATACAACCGGGCGATCCGGATGCGACCAGCGCCGAGGAAATAGAGCTGACGACGAGGATGAAGGAAGCGCAACTTGGAAATTTGAAGATAGACCTACCCGTCGACGAGGACGACTACCTGATGCCGTTCCCGCAGCCGGGTCAAAACAACACATCCTACATTGACCTGATCGGTGATTCCAACAGCAGAGACGGGTCCGTGAAGTCGCCCAGCTTCTCAAAGTACCCCGACTTCCTGCCAAAAAGCAAAAAAGGACTCGACAACCCTGAATACTTGCTCACGTCCACCGAGAACATCAACGCTTTAGACGTTGAACCGTCTATACCAAAGATAACAGAAGAAGGCGATCCCGTGGCTCAGTCTTCGATCTCCGAGGACACGGCACCTATTGAAGTGCCGCCGGTACCTTTCGTCGCTCAAAAGTCTGTCGAGGAAGAGTCCATATCGGACCACGAGTACTACAACGACCTGCAGAGGGAGCTTCAGCCGTTGCGACGAAACGAGACTGCCGTGTGA